Proteins from one Burkholderiaceae bacterium DAT-1 genomic window:
- the grxD gene encoding Grx4 family monothiol glutaredoxin → MDVQARIHQTVSENSVVLYMKGTPTFPQCGFSAKAVSILKACDVEFFAVNVLTDPEVRQGIKDYANWPTIPQLYVKGEFVGGSDIMGEMYQNGELKQMLAAI, encoded by the coding sequence ATGGACGTTCAGGCCCGCATCCATCAAACCGTCAGCGAAAACTCGGTGGTGCTCTACATGAAGGGCACTCCAACCTTTCCGCAGTGCGGTTTTTCCGCCAAGGCTGTGAGTATTCTCAAAGCCTGCGATGTCGAATTTTTTGCTGTGAACGTGCTGACCGATCCGGAAGTGCGCCAGGGCATTAAAGACTACGCAAATTGGCCGACCATTCCTCAGCTCTACGTGAAGGGCGAGTTTGTGGGCGGTTCGGACATCATGGGCGAGATGTATCAGAATGGCGAGCTGAAGCAAATGCTGGCTGCTATCTGA